A single window of Nicotiana tomentosiformis chromosome 1, ASM39032v3, whole genome shotgun sequence DNA harbors:
- the LOC104106125 gene encoding U3 small nucleolar RNA-associated protein 21 homolog yields MGIFEPFRAIGYITTNVPFSVQRLGTETFVTVSVGKAFQVYNCAKLNLVLVGPQLPKKIRALASYREYTFAAYGSDIAVVKRAHQVATWSGHSAKVNQLLLFGEHVLSVDVEGNIFIWQFKGIDKNPAPIGHIKLDDKFSPSCIMHPDTYLNKVMVGSQEGALQLWNISTKKKIYEFKGWGSSITCCVSSPALDVIAVGCADGKIHVHNIRYDEEIATFSHSTRGAVNALSFSTDGQPLLASGGSSGVISIWNLEKRRLHSVIREAHDSSIVSLQFFANEPVLMSSSADNSMKMWIFDTSDGDPRLLRFRSGHSAPPLCIKFYANGRHILSAGQDRAFRLFSVVQDQQSRELSQRHVSKRAKKLKLKEEEIKLKPVVAFDVAEIRERDWCNVVTCHMDTPRAYVWRLQNFVLGEHILTPCPENPTPVKACAISACGNFAVLGTAGGWIERFNLQSGISRGNYIDLLEGKSAAHNGEVIGIACDATNTIVISAGYHGDVKVWDFKGRDLKYKWEVGCSLVKIVFHRSNGLLATVADDLVIRLFDVIAQRMVRKFEGHTDRITDMCFSEDGKWLLTSSMDGTLRIWDVILARQIDAVQVDLSITALSLSPNMDILATSHVDQNGVYLWVNQAMFSGTASFASYGSGQEIVNVKMPSVSSAKDGENNDNKTIVKQSESSDTSQFLYSGHQIPDLVTLSLLPKSQWQSLINLDIIKARNKPIEPPKKPERAPFFLPSIPSLSGEILFKPSKGANEENNTQNTELEKNSKKTDLPVSKFLQILQSCAEKENFATFTDYIKSLSPSTLDMELRMLQIIDDDDEQEPEKRQELQFIELLVDYFIHEVSYRNNFEYIQALVRLFLKIHGETIRRQSKLQDKARKLLEVQSAVWQKVDKLFQSARCMVTFLSNSQF; encoded by the exons ATGGGGATATTCGAACCGTTTAGAGCAATTGGATACATTACGACAAATGTTCCCTTCTCTGTACAGAGACTTGGCACTGAGACCTTCGTCACCGTTAGTGTCGGCAAAGCTTTCCAAGTTTACAAC TGCGCTAAACTCAATTTGGTCCTTGTTG GTCCTCAATTGCCAAAGAAGATTCGAGCTCTCGCTTCTTATCGTGAATATACTTTTGCTGCCTATGGGAGTGATATTGCAGTTGTTAAGCGTGCTCATCAG GTGGCTACTTGGAGTGGCCATAGTGCTAAGGTCAATCAGCTGCTTCTTTTTGGTGAACACGTCCTAAGTGTTGATGTTGAAGGCAATATTTTCATATGGCAGTTTAAAGGTATAGACAAGAATCCTGCTCCGATCGGACACATAAAGCTAGATGATAAATTCTCTCCTAGCTGCATAATGCATCCAGACACTTATTTAAATAAG GTTATGGTAGGAAGTCAAGAAGGTGCTTTGCAACTCTGGAATATAAGCACAAAGAAGAAAATTTATGAGTTCAAGGGATGGGGATCTTCTATTACTTGTTGTGTTTCATCTCCAGCACTAGATGTTATTGCTGTTGGATGTGCGGATGGAAAGATTCATGTTCATAACATTCGTTATGATGAAGAGATAGCTACATTTAGCCACTCTACTAGAGGTGCTGTTAATGCCTTGTCATTCAGCACTGATGGGCAGCCGCTTCTAGCTTCTGGAGGCTCATCTGGTGTTATAAGCATATGGAATCTTGAGAAGAGAAGGCTGCACTCTGTCATCAGGGAGGCCCATGACTCCTCCATAGTTTCACTTCAGTTCTTTGCTAATGAGCCTGTCCTCATGAGTTCATCCGCAGACAATTCAATGAAAATGTGGATCTTCGATACAAGTGATGGGGACCCTCGTTTACTACGGTTTAGAAGTGGTCACAGTGCTCCTCCTCTATGTATCAAGTTCTATGCAAATGGACGTCACATCTTGTCTGCTGGTCAAGATCGAGCGTTTCGTCTTTTTTCTGTTGTTCAGGATCAACAAAGTAGAGAACTTTCCCAGCGACATGTGTCTAAAAGAGCaaagaagcttaagttgaaagaggaGGAGATAAAATTGAAGCCTGTTGTTGCATTTGATGTTGCTGAAATCAGGGAACGTGATTGGTGCAATGTGGTTACATGTCACATGGACACCCCACGGGCTTATGTATGGAGGCTTCAGAATTTTGTTCTCGGTGAGCATATCTTAACTCCATGCCCTGAAAATCCAACTCCAGTCAAGGCCTGTGCTATTAGTGCCTGTGGCAATTTTGCTGTACTAGGGACTGCCGGCGGTTGGATTGAGCGATTCAATCTTCAGTCAGGAATCAGCCGTGGCAATTATATTGATCTGTTGGAAGGTAAAAGTGCTGCTCACAATGGGGAAGTAATTGGCATAGCTTGTGATGCAACAAATACCATCGTGATAAGCGCTGGATACCATGGTGATGTAAAAGTTTGGGACTTCAAAGGACGTGATTTGAAATATAAATGGGAGGTTGGGTGTTCCTTAGTTAAGATTGTGTTCCACCGTTCTAATGGTCTTTTGGCTACTGTGGCAGATGACTTAGTTATCCGTCTATTTGATGTTATTGCACAGAGGATGGTTCGTAAATTTGAGGGTCACACTGACCGTATCACTGATATGTGTTTTAGCGAGGATGGGAAATGGCTTTTGACATCCAGTATGGATGGGACTCTCAGAATTTGGGATGTAATTTTAGCTAGGCAGATAGATGCAGTACAGGTTGATCTGTCTATCACTGCATTATCTTTATCGCCTAATATGGATATCTTGGCCACATCTCATGTTGACCAAAATGGCGTCTACCTGTGGGTCAATCAAGCGATGTTCTCTGGAACTGCCAGCTTTGCATCATACGGAAGTGGACAAGAAATAGTCAATGTTAAGATGCCGTCAGTTTCTTCTGCAAAagatggtgaaaacaatgataacaAAACTATTGTTAAGCAATCGGAGTCCTCTGATACTTCCCAGTTTTTATATTCAGGTCATCAAATTCCAGATCTAGTCACTCTTTCACTATTGCCTAAGAGTCAATGGCAGAGCTTGATCAACCTGGACATAATAAAGGCCCGCAACAAACCCATTGAGCCTCCAAAGAAACCTGAAAGAGCACCTTTTTTCTTGCCTTCAATACCGTCTCTGTCCGGTGAGATATTATTTAAACCAAGCAAAGGTGCTAATGAGGAGAATAATACACAAAATACCGAATTGGAAAAGAACAGTAAGAAAACTGATCTTCCAGTATCCAAGTTCTTGCAAATTCTTCAGTCATGCGCGGAGAAAGAGAACT TTGCAACATTCACTGATTATATCAAAAGCTTGTCGCCTTCAACATTGGATATGGAGCTCCGAATGCTTCAGATAATAGATGACGACGACGAGCAGGAGCCTGAGAAGAGACAAGAATTGCAATTTATTGAACTGCTAGTGGATTACTTTATTCACGAGGTTTCATACAGAAACAATTTTGAGTATATACAGGCTCTGGTTAGATTGTTTTTGAAG ATTCATGGTGAAACAATTCGGCGCCAATCAAAATTGCAGGATAAGGCAAGAAAGCTTTTAGAAGTTCAATCTGCAGTTTGGCAAAAAGTAGATAAATTGTTCCAAAGCGCCAGATGCATGGTCACATTTCTTAGCAACTCTCAATTTTGA